A window of the Acidobacteriota bacterium genome harbors these coding sequences:
- a CDS encoding MoxR family ATPase, with translation MAAASNASPKSVEIEGVVLHLSQPVLELPPWVGQDEVLTQLLAAWSIIDPGDRPLNPRLLGKPGVGKTTLAAAAAGRLDLPVYMMQATMDTRPEDLVVSPVLAPEGGVRYMASPLVSAMVQGGALVLDEGNRMSEKAWASLAPLLDHRRYVESLVAGIKISADPEFRFVTTMNQDASTYEVPDYIHSRLMPQIYLDFPEADEERAILEEQLPFADGEVLDYVMSFLRAAHGADLPYTVRDGINVARYAMKVLRRDGSDLEARQAVAEALKLTLGDDELDAFELTDR, from the coding sequence ATGGCCGCTGCTTCCAATGCCTCCCCCAAGTCCGTCGAGATCGAAGGCGTCGTCCTTCATCTCAGCCAGCCGGTGCTCGAGTTGCCGCCATGGGTCGGCCAGGACGAAGTGCTCACCCAGCTCCTCGCCGCCTGGTCGATCATCGACCCTGGCGACCGACCGCTGAATCCTCGCCTGCTGGGCAAGCCGGGAGTCGGCAAGACCACCCTGGCGGCGGCCGCCGCCGGCCGTCTCGACCTGCCGGTCTACATGATGCAGGCGACCATGGACACGCGCCCAGAAGATCTCGTGGTGTCGCCTGTTCTGGCCCCCGAAGGGGGCGTGCGCTACATGGCTTCGCCGCTGGTCTCGGCAATGGTGCAGGGCGGCGCGCTGGTGCTCGACGAAGGCAATCGCATGAGCGAAAAGGCCTGGGCCAGCCTGGCCCCTCTGCTCGACCATCGGCGTTATGTCGAAAGCCTGGTGGCGGGCATCAAGATCTCGGCGGACCCAGAATTCCGCTTCGTCACCACGATGAACCAGGACGCCTCCACCTACGAGGTGCCGGACTACATCCACTCGCGGCTGATGCCACAGATCTATCTCGACTTCCCGGAAGCAGACGAAGAGCGCGCCATCCTCGAGGAGCAGCTGCCCTTCGCCGACGGCGAAGTCCTCGACTACGTGATGAGCTTTCTGCGCGCCGCCCACGGCGCCGATCTGCCCTATACGGTCCGCGACGGCATCAACGTCGCGCGCTACGCCATGAAGGTCTTGCGGCGTGACGGCTCGGACCTCGAAGCCCGCCAGGCCGTTGCCGAGGCCTTGAAGCTCACCCTCGGCGACGACGAACTCGACGCGTTCGAGCTGACCGACCGCTGA
- a CDS encoding DUF2911 domain-containing protein, with amino-acid sequence MNKAWIVRIMLAASAATFVAGFAQAQDLHPTRRPSPMAMARVTLDDTYVRVVYSRPYLRGRDNIFGSEDSGALVPFGKVWRTGANEATEITVTGDVKVGDKMLPAGTYSVFSTPGENSWTVHFNSELGLIATGRFVDGEFTPIDVPATDVAVVSAKVTTLEEEVDQFTISFEEVEGGAHMIIQWATTEVRVPFATAG; translated from the coding sequence ATGAACAAGGCATGGATTGTCCGCATCATGCTGGCCGCCTCCGCGGCGACTTTCGTGGCCGGATTCGCCCAGGCCCAGGACCTCCACCCCACGCGGCGTCCGAGCCCGATGGCGATGGCACGGGTGACCCTCGACGACACCTACGTTCGGGTGGTCTACAGCCGGCCGTACCTGCGCGGTCGCGACAACATCTTCGGCAGCGAAGACAGCGGCGCCCTGGTGCCCTTCGGCAAGGTCTGGCGCACCGGTGCCAACGAGGCCACCGAGATCACCGTCACCGGCGATGTCAAGGTGGGCGACAAGATGCTGCCGGCCGGCACCTACTCGGTCTTCAGCACACCCGGTGAGAATAGCTGGACCGTGCACTTCAACTCCGAGCTCGGATTGATCGCCACCGGCCGCTTCGTCGATGGCGAGTTCACCCCCATCGACGTACCGGCGACGGATGTCGCCGTCGTCAGCGCCAAGGTCACCACCCTCGAGGAAGAGGTCGACCAGTTCACCATTTCCTTCGAGGAGGTGGAGGGCGGCGCCCACATGATCATCCAGTGGGCCACCACCGAGGTGCGAGTCCCCTTCGCCACCGCCGGATAG